In the Acidimicrobiales bacterium genome, one interval contains:
- a CDS encoding Fur family transcriptional regulator, with protein MYPSLLERLRDRGYRLTSQRRVVAEVLDGDHVHMTADEVLEAAVGRLPEISRATVYNTLRELTELGEVLELNLDGRSKRYDPNVTRAHHHLVCDGCGMVFDVQFEVEAPALAATETHGMKLGRAEIVHHGTCPTCTN; from the coding sequence ATGTATCCGTCATTGCTGGAGCGTCTAAGGGACAGGGGCTATCGCCTCACGTCGCAGCGTCGCGTCGTGGCCGAGGTTCTCGACGGCGACCACGTTCACATGACGGCCGACGAAGTGCTCGAGGCGGCGGTGGGCAGGCTCCCCGAGATCAGCCGTGCGACGGTGTACAACACCTTGCGCGAGCTGACCGAGTTGGGAGAGGTCCTCGAGCTCAATCTCGACGGCCGCTCTAAGCGCTACGACCCCAACGTCACCCGCGCTCACCACCACCTGGTGTGTGACGGCTGCGGAATGGTGTTCGACGTGCAGTTCGAGGTCGAGGCTCCGGCGCTCGCGGCGACCGAAACCCACGGCATGAAGCTGGGCCGGGCCGAAATCGTTCACCACGGTACTTGCCCGACCTGCACCAACTAG
- a CDS encoding cyclic nucleotide-binding domain-containing protein, producing MSQTPDPLSLLPIFADLSKSDMKRVNKLMAETVVKAGRNLVTEGTVGREVFVIRDGKATVRKGSRVIATVGPGDVVGEGSLISGEPRSATVTADTDMTVEVLDRREFSSLLEEFPGIARKILAATMRHLHTVDPSVAH from the coding sequence ATGAGCCAAACCCCTGACCCGCTTTCCCTGCTGCCGATTTTCGCCGACCTCTCGAAGTCGGACATGAAGCGCGTCAACAAACTGATGGCCGAGACGGTCGTCAAAGCCGGGCGCAACCTCGTCACCGAGGGCACCGTGGGACGTGAGGTGTTCGTGATCCGCGACGGCAAGGCGACGGTTCGCAAGGGGTCGCGTGTCATCGCCACCGTCGGTCCGGGCGATGTCGTCGGCGAAGGTTCACTGATCTCGGGCGAGCCCCGCAGCGCCACCGTCACCGCCGACACCGACATGACGGTCGAGGTGCTCGATCGGCGCGAGTTCTCGTCGCTGCTCGAGGAGTTCCCCGGCATCGCCCGAAAGATCCTCGCCGCCACGATGCGCCATCTCCACACCGTTGATCCTTCGGTGGCTCACTGA